CAAAAGGGCATGACCTCTTATGGCACACGACGCCACCTGTACGATGCCAAGATGGGCATGGACAACCCACTGGACCAGTCTACCATCAGCCTGCAGATGGGCACCAACAAGGGAGCCAGTCAGGTGAGGAGACGCTCACGTTGCACTGAAATgatgtttattcattttccaCTTGGATCCAGGTGAAAGCTGAGACTGCTGTTGGTCTAAGAATTACATGAATGTGCTGCCATTGGTCTTCAAATAGTAGTTTTGCAGTTTTCAGCAAAAGATCCCTAAACAGAAACTAGAGAGCGACTCTATTTCAAAGCTAAAAGCAGTGGACTAAGACTCAGTACGTTCATTAGGCTTTGGCTTGTTATGAGCTTCATTTCATTGtcttcagtgttgtcatggTGCAGACTGCCTCAACAGTAAGTCTTCCTACATGAAGCTTTTTGTCGAAGCTGCTCAAACTGACCAGCTCTGAACCTTACCTGCAGAAGGTGTTTCAGACGCCCCTCTTTCTGCTCTTTGTGTCCCCAGTCTGGCATGACAGCCCCAGGAACCAGGAGGCACATCTTTGACAAGAAGCTGGAGCTGGAGAACTGTGACACCTCCACCATCTCTCTGCAGATGGGGACCAACAAGGTGGCGTCCCAGCAGGGCATGACCACCTATGGCCTGCCCCGCCAGGTCTACGACAACAAGTACTGCACCAACCCCACCGAGATCTACTACAACAACGGGAGCGAGGTGGAGTTTGACGGCTACAACCAGTACTCTGACTAAAGGAACCCACGGACAGCGTCCCCCCCCCCACATCCTCTGTGCTTTAACTTCAGGCAACAACCTCCCAGACTGTTATTTAACACTGACGTCACTGTCGTCTCCATTGCCCGTCTTTTTcgaaacacatttttactcttaggaatgtgtttgtctttccatgagtaaaagaaaaagtggAGTTTACACTGACCGTACATCAGAAAAATTTCCACCATTGGCCAACGTTTGCATCGCAGCGCTCTGATGATTTTTATTACTGCTTAAAATCCCCAAACACGACTCAGACGGTGAGATTTTAATGACTGTTGCtatttatagattttttttctacagcttTTTATACTTTCACTGGCGGCTCGCCTCACCGGCCTGCACCTCCAGCCCCGTTTGAACACTGAAGGAGCAGAATTCAAAAGTTTCTCGAAAGGAAACGAGTGACCGTGTTGGTGCTACTGAACTTTGACCCAGCGGGAACAGAGTCCACAGTGAAGCTCCGGGTCCACAGACTGACCACGGTGGACTTTGTGCAGACATTGCTTTGAGCACCTGCTGACAGATTGTCACGTTCACAAGCCCAAACAAAcacgttgtttttttttacaaggcTTGTGTGCAGCATGGATCTGTGGTTCTTGGGGAAGTCTTCTGAAAAAGTTGAGTTCTGTGAGACATTTACTGAAGCACAGAATTcacaaaagagaagaaattGCAGGCCTTATCTCGTGATTAGGACTTGATTAGGAAGAGCAACGGTCCAGAACATGAGTCATCAGGTGTTCAAGGTTTTTTCACTATTACAGTTCACAGCAAAAATGAACTGGTGATAGTGAGTTTGTACTTTTTGTtccaaaacataaacaaatgcaGGTTAAGACGGGACCCTGTGCGACtgctgtttccatggcaacactACACTCCTGCCTGCTGTGAAAGTGTCAGTTGAAATAAATGAGACTCTAAATGTTTAATGTGACGTCTTCCAAAAAATCTGTCACCAGAAACCACAGGTGACGCTGGCGGCCTCTGGAGGTCCACCTGTGTGCTCAGTGACTGATACCACACGTCCAGGATCTGAGCTCTGGAGCCTGGAAATATTAGAATCACTCCTGTTAACAAAAACCCTTTGCCCCAGGCAGGACATATCACGTAGTAATGGAAACAGTGATTTGCACTGTTGGCTGCAACTCAGGCCCTATATCTGACTAGTTTATGTTTTGGAACATGAAGTACACAGTTAATTTTTGCTTTGTACCACTGGATGTACTGTGACTGAACTGTTCTAAGTGAAGAAAACTGAAAGTCCTGATGATTTTCAGGCAGGTTCTGAACTGCCCCATTTCCTGCATCATCAAGTCATAATTACGGGATAAATCCTTAAATTGTTTTCCCTTTGCGAATGCAGTACACGTCCATAACCATGGTACTGCTTCTGTAAAGGAGAAGAGCGCGTGGAGGTTTTGTGGTGTCTAAAGAAGGTTTAGGTGAATTTGGTCTGTAGTGGTTCTTgtccttttgtcttttctacTTCAGCTTCAGTGAACTTTGGTTTTTGTGCTGTTGCTCCATTTGCACTTTACCTTCCTTCACCATGAATGCAGTAAACAGTGGTGGACAGTACCTAAGTACTTAGGTACACACCTGATGTACTTGAACTTTACTTCAGTTCTCATTTTGATGCCAATTTCTACTTCAACTCCACTACACTACTTCAGTGCTAGTTACtttacaaaataacacaaagtaCTAGAGATATATTCTAggtatatttaataatatagcAGACTTTAACTTTCATACTTCATACATTTGGAatacttttacacacacacagtatttttactttgtggTAGAAGTACTGTTTCTTAAGTAAAGTGTCCAAGTACTTCATCCACCACTGGCTGAATAATAATATGAAAGCAGACCCAGGTGCTCTCTGGTGACAGCTAATGTTTTAAGAGAAGACATTTATAGTCAGACGTCTAATGCAGTAAATCCTCCTGACCATGTTCCCAGGTGTTCCTGTTCCTTTAACAGAACCGTTTCTCTGTATAACTCATCAGCAGCCCAAACTGCAGGTCCCTGAGACGTATCAATGTATTGACCAAACCACATCAAATGCAGTGAAACATAACTTCCAGTCCACAATGGTCAAATTCAACAGCTCAGCTTTAGTTTACTGCTCTGTATTTATTGTTCTGTAATTATTGGACCATTTGTTCTCCCAAATTTCCCCATGTCTTCATGTTTAGCTGAGCTCCATGttacacagcagaaaacaggagTCAATGAACCTTTAATGtgattattaaattaaattctgcAGATTGTCCAGGATGTTTTTCAGAACCTGCACagtcataaaataaaacattaattaacATAATGTCACTTAAAATGGTTTTAATTTAGCCCAGTCTGGTTTAAATGGGctggaaaaataatgaaactgatcatccagctgtgaaacagcctgaccaggggttcctaataaactgaccggGTCCGACACaagggttcctaataaactgacaactgagtgCACATTTATAATGTACCAAACAGAAGGCACCTGTGGTCTGTGTTTCAGATTCAGCAGGTAAATCAAGCTTAGCAGCCCTGTGGCACCTGGAGGGAAGAACGTCTACGTTTATTGGATGAAACCTTATCGGGGATGTAGATTTATACACTGATTTGTCAGCATTTCTACCCTCCTGTCCAGAAAAGGGAATGTTGCTGAGTGACATTTCAcctgatgtgttgtttttgcatgtCAAGCATCTTTGctaactgctgttttctttatggCTTTCACTAAACATGACACTgtgcaataaaaacactgcaaaaatatggttctgtttagttttccttttaGTGTCAAAGTACAAAGTGGATTTAAAATTCATACAACCaacaaaatgtttcagtgtATTAGTGACATCTGCAACCTAAAGAGAAATATAGTTTTCATCTTTCAtcacaaagaaaaatacaggCCAGGGAAGGATTTCAACtagaagaagagaaaacatgcaGATCACGTTGGTGAACCGACCCTAAACACGTCCCATCGTCATCCAAATTTATGTTCTGCTACATCGACCAACCGAAGGGGTGAAATGGATCAGTGGCATATCAGGTGTCTGAGCTGCGTCTCTGCTGCCGCCATGTTGCAGCAGGGTTCAGTCCAAacgacagaaaaaaagagaagtcaTTTTGctgttataaaatgtgtttgtgttattgacTTAATGTGACTGAATAAATCGTAAATAGACAAAAATAGAACTATGTGTTACGAGGCTGTCCCGACGTGGCAGCTGAGGATCTAAGTGTTTCTATCTGTGAGAGAAACGGGGGGAGGACTTGGCTACTGATTGGCTGCTTCACAGGCATCAATCCAGTCACTGTAGACGTCCACTGGTTCAGACAGATCTGTGGGGACGGGTTAAGGTCCAAGCGAACACACAAAAAGCTCCAGACAGCAGGATCCGTGAGGACTCTGACACTGAGCAAACCCTCAGTTCCTCCTCTATTTACTCTGCTGTCGGTCAGAGCTCCACTTTTCAGTCACCACACAGGAACTGAACTGGAGACCGAACCAACTGGAGCAAACCTGAGTTTACATCGACTCAGGTTTAACCTGCTTTGTGGAGCAGCCCCACTCCCTCCACTGAGGCTACTCCCTCCTGTGCGGTTTGTAAGGATACAGGTTATTGGTGTCTGGAACTCCTCCAAGCAAACACTGCAGGATATAATCCCTGTGTTGCGGGTTCGTTCCCTGGAAAACAGTCAGTTGgacacagcagcttcagaaaCTATTCCGACCTCTTCACTTTCTGCACTTTACACAGGGGCAGACTTCATCTGGACAAAATCAGTCTACACTGGTTAACCCAAAAACACAATCCTGCACATTCAATCAAGACCAAACTCGGACCATGTGGTGTGCACAATATGAGGGTGGTGCAGACTTCCTGAAGTGTATTGTTGCCCCATGTTACACTGAGATAACTCACATTTTCACGTCGCAGGATTTCTCATGGTTACAGAACGGGCAGGTGAACTGGGTGTCCAGGTTCCccgtcatttttttctttggggGCGGCTTTCTCTTCGACTTCCTGCGGCCCATCGGTAAAATATCTCTgcagagaaaagggaaaattcACAGGTTTGTTTTCTAGCAGCTGTGGGCCAGAGATGGACAATTCATGTCAACAGGTTTGTATTTTCTGATAATCAGCAGAGTAATCAATCATGGAGATATGGACATTAGCAGACGCCCTTCATGCAGTCTTCACAGCAGCAGGTGAGACtcacctgcacagacacagtccTGTGAGTCTGTGCAGGTGAGTCTCTTTTGTCCATTGTGTCACTTTTCTAAATCACTGCCCAGCACAGCCACAAACCCAACTCGtgcacatgaacacatgaacacagtcaTCACTGCAGGTACAGCACCAGCAGGACAGAACTGGGCCTTTGCAGCCTCCGTAGCTCTTCGGTTTCTCCCAAACAGCcgaacaacaaaaacacaaagagctaCCGCTAGCAGGCTAACAGCTCCTAGCCCGTGGCTAAAGACGCTAAAAGTGCTCGTGGAAACGTTTTCCACGGTAGGACCCGGAGCTGCGGAGCCCGATGGGGCTCACGGCCTGTCCGTGATCCGCGTTACCGTGAGACGTGACCGCCGCTTCCACACGGTTGCCCCGGCGAAGGATGCTCCGTTGTCCGCGTCTGGATGGAAGGAGGACAGGCTTCTGATTGGTCGGTTTGGTTTATTTTCCGGTGCGTGATTGGCTCTAAGACAGAAGATTGACAGCAGTGAGTAGCCAATAGAGagtgtgttttctaaaacaatTCCCTCCTCCATGagtcaaaacaacacaaatattcGCAGCTTATAAagataatttatatttttatcgtgttttcatgtctttgcATCTCTACATCACCAAATctctactttttaaaatttctcttGTGATTATGATTGTGCTGAGCTGggacattaaaattaaattaaatttattgaatttaaattaattcaataagttaaatatattaaatttaattaatttttttttactttaatttggtaggttaaatacatttaatttaattttatttaataggttaaattcattaaattaaattaaactgctGTTCCTAAATAAACAACATTATTCGTTTCAGTGAAATTAATTTAtcataaaatattgtttttaattatattgAATCCCATTGGTCCGTGTGCGAACGGGGGCGGGGCCTGTGGCACCATAATACGGAAGTGTCTCGGCTGAACTTCGGATCCTGCTGACGGTCTTAGTTTGGACTTGGACACTGTGAAAACCCGCAGGTAAGAGCAGCTCCTGTTCGTGCTTTGAGTCTGCACGGCTGAAATCCTCAGGGAACCCGTTAGCACTTCCTTAGCACTAAAGCTACATGTGCGGTTTCTAACCGTGTTTGCTCTGCGTCGTTTCTGGCTGTTATCGGGTCTCTGCAGCGGCTCTAATCGGCCACGTCCATGCTAGTTACTCCTGCAGCGCACACTCATGATGCACAGGTGACATGTTGGGTAGAATAACATACTGTTTACCTGTTACACAAAGCGAACGCTGAATATATACATGATCTATAATAACACGTCGTTATGATCGTTTTCACGTTTTGAATGATTCCCACTAGTAGATCctggattttaacacagaagaagaagagaagtgCAGATTCTGCACATGCAGAACAAGCAGtaagtgaagtgtgtgtgtgtgtgtgtgtgtgtgtgtgtgtgtggtctgcaGGGCGACACCATGGTCACAGAGGGCGATCCAACAGACGTGGTCAAAGTGCTGCACCTCCTGGTCCTGTCCTTCTCCTGGGGGATGCAGCTTTGGGTCTCCTTCATCGCAGGTACCAACAAGACCAACAGCTGCATCACATGGTTTGTGCTCCTGCTTCCCATGATTCCTCGGCCCAATCCTTGATCTCCTGTGCCCGCAGGTTTCACGCTGGTGCGTCAGGTAACTCGGCACACCTTCGGCCTGGTGCAGAGTAAGCTCTTCCCCATGTACTTCTACTGCCTGCTGGGGAGCAGCTTTGTCAGCCTGGCGGTGTACGCTGTGTACCACCCCAGAGAGCTGCTGGACTGGCATGAAAGTCTGCAGGTTGGACATCATGACGGGATCTTTGATCCCTTTGAATTCAGCCTCGTGCTTGGCTTCTTGTGAACTTTGTGCTTTAAACCAAACTCCAGTTTCAGTGGGACATTTGGAAGGAACCTGATTTTTAATCCTGGTAGATTCAGTCAGATTAGTGAACAGTCATACGCAATCTGATTTGGAACAGGCAGATTAGAATTTAATTACCAGTCTGTTGAAGACCCAGTAAGAGGCTGGGCCTGCAACAATAAAACCACATCAAGTCAGTTTTACACCTGTTTTTTGGACTAAATTGAGGTTTATCATTAGAGGAGCTGATAGGTGGATTTTGGTCCCTTTGGAGAGAACAGGTGAGCCGGTTCCTCCTGTGTCCAGTCTGTCTGCTAAGGTTTTCTGTTGATCTCTTGTTCTTGTACAGATGGTGCTGTACTTCGTGGCTCTGATCATGGCAGGTCTGAACGCCCAGTGGTTTGGCCCGGCAGTCACTGAGGTGATGTTCCAgatgagggaggtggaggaagaacATGGCCTGGGGAACCAGATTGGCCTTGGCAGCCAGAAAGAGGCGTACGCCAAGCTCAAAGAGCAGGACCCCAAGTACAGAGCCTACAAGAGCACGTTTGGCCGCTACCACGGCCTGTCCAGCCTGTGCAACCTGATGGGCTTTATCTGCACCACCGTGAATCTGGTCTACACCGCCCTGAATCTGTCCACCATTTAAAGAGCAGACGTCAGGCCTCAGTTCAGGAAAATTCTGTCTGTTTATATGATGTGtaagtgaaggaggacatgagtgTATCTAGTGTGTCGTGACTGTTGGAGCCACAGATGGAGCTGCGAGGTCCTGACTGAGGATGCTTTGATCTGTCCAAATAATGCTCTCACACATGACGTTTTAATGTGTTGCTTAATGtgtcttcttttaaaaacacaggatGTTGCGTGACCAAACCTCTCCAGCAGGGGGTGCTGGGTGTGCACAGGTGCATTCAGGGATAGTCTGTAGCTGAACGCTGCATTCATGACCACGAGTTGAATCAAGGCTGAGTCTGAGATtaaacagtgtgtttctgtccatGTCCTGTCTTTGTTGTGTCCTATGACCTGTCAGGTCTTAAAGAGCTTCCCCCCCTGAATATACATTTGTCCCCTGCCCCCTCAGGTTAGAAGATCTGTTTGTGTCAGTCTGCTGGGAGacagcttcattttcttcattgGTTATTATAATAACACATGCATCCATCTTTGATTCTTATCGGGGAGCAGCCCATGCTGCTTATCTGGTGTTGAAGGGCTGTTAGATTGAATTTGAAAGCCTGTCCAGTGTTTACTGGGTGGGTTTAGACAGAAGCTGTTTTAGTCTGATTAGTGGATGCAGACCCTGCAGACCGGCCTTGGATTGGGAACAGGCAGGTTTTAATGTAATTAGAGTGAGGACAGTGCTCTGCAGGATGAGAGAGGCTCTGTCCCTGGTACAGCTCCAGCACTAATGGACCTTAATGGATCATTTCAATATAAACCCAGGGGAGTACAGTTCATGTTGGCTCTGTTCTGTTGCCTTTTCAGCTGTGATCAGGGTTTCACATCTTCCACCTACTATAAACATACAGTGTGGTATAAACAAGTACAGGCACAAGAACAAAGTCCCTGGTCCCAGTTTGGAGAACATGGTCCAAACAGTCCAACATGTTCTCAGGCTCTCAAGGACTTTGGATCTTTTTCACATCAATTTGCTGTTTGCAGTGGCTGCAGGACATTTCCTTTGTTTAACCAGTGAACAGGTTTATGCACTCATGTCTTCAGGGCAGCAAAGAGTGAAATGTCCATAACCTCCACACTCAAGATGTTTTTACTGAGAAGAACAAAGACATATGGCAGCAGATAGGTTATTCAGATCAGCCAAGTGTGAAGGAAATGTTTAGAAATCCCCCAGCTCTGAGTCTGTCAGTAAAACATGAGGAAGCAGGAAAACTGCAGGAAGTGTGGGGCAGCTCCTCGCCAGACCAAACATCCAGCAGCAGGACCTGTTAGCTCACACAGCTTCATTCAGACGCCTCTACGGTGCACACGGAGCCTCATTTGCAATTGTCTGATCTCAGTGATGGATGTAAACAGAAAGTACTGAAACTATCACAGGCCAGTTTGTTCCAGGTAAAAGtacaaatgtacttgaagtagcCAAAGTCAAAGTAGTTGTCCTACGATCAGGCTCCTTTACATaccaacaataataataatgataccTGAGAGTTTATTGGCTGGTTCTACTCTGTATTATGGATCTGTACTATTAGTCTGTACTATCAGCCTGTACTATTGATCTGTACTATTAGTCTGTACTATCAGCCTGTACTATTGATCTGTACTATTAGTCTATACTATTACTGTAGTGTCCGGTAGGTGCAGTGCAGTAAAACGTTTTGCCTGTACATGAAATGTAAAGTTGAAATATTCAAATTACCTCAAAATTCAGAAACACCTGTTCATTGTGTGCTACATGGACTCACACCTGCACCTGTTCCGGGGAACCGAAACCGGCCGCGCACTGTGAAAAGCCTGAGCGCGCATGGAGGAgtattaatgttgtttttttagggCGTTGGTGCGATGCCCACCCGCGCGTTCTCGTGCGCGCACACCGCAGCCAGCCCTCCCCTGGAGCCGTGCACGTAGATCCAGCCTCCCAGCCTCAGTGTCCGCAGTCAGCTGTGCGCACACAGGCCAGATCCGGAATCCGCTCCGCCACTGGGAAACGCACATCATCCGCCGCCGCCGCCGGAGCAGGGGGGACGTTCAGAAATCTGACCGACCGGTCCGGACCGTGCACCAGAAGGAACCGAGGCGGACGTCTGCTGTCTTCCCTGAGAAGGTGAGTTGGTCCAAGTTTGAGCTTTGTGAGCCTCCTCGTGTCGGACGGAACTTCAGGTTTGTTCCTCCAGGACGCAGCTCTGCTTCTGTTCTGTGCGAGTCTGGCCCAGAACTCGGCTCTTTCTTCATCGTGGAAATCAAACTgatgcgcgcgcgcacacacacacacacactcactcagacacacagacgCGCCAGCTGCCAGCTAATCAATACTGCTCGTTTCCTGCTGGTCCTGGATCAGCCGCCGCTCCgggctctggctgcagcatcTGGCATGTTACTGGGAATAATGGAGCTCCAGTGTGTCCCAGTCAGCGGCGGGGTGGTTACCGCTGCCCAGGTGGCGTGTTCAGGTTCGGTTCGTGCTCCAGCCAGAAAACAGGCCACAGCAGCAGCGTGTGCAGTGACTTCCTTGTGTTCAGAAGTTGAACGGAAACGAGTCTGTTGTGTGTGagacacaaacagctgctgaggACAAACGTGGGTCGGACCGGGCCACAGGTAAAACTGTGGAAGCTGCAGTACATCAGTGACACTGCTCCTTCAGAACATGTCTGGACTTTTACATTTGATCTTCGTCCTGCTGCTCAGTCTCTTCTCTCACATCTGAGCTGAAATAGTTgaatcatttctgaaaaaacAACCTTCAAACTATTTCAGACACTTTGACACAGTTTCTAGATTTTTTGGAAGAATTTGGTCTGTTCAGCCCAAACTGGACGATTTGACCCTAAAACAACTTTAGTGCTTAAGTTGTCCAGGTTCTGGATCCACACACTGAGGACTGgtgaggacaccacattcattggtgctgtcagtctctggatgggttcggactcacacacacacacacacacacacacacacacactgtgcagacagttgttgtgtattttcagtcatttacGTTCTCAGGGGAACTGGAACAGCAGAATTAGCCAACACCTTGCAGCAACAAGAAGACGCAGCCTAGTAAATGATTTCAAAAGCAGAAGATGAGGCGAGCGGACGTCCTGAGCTCAGTAAACACCAGGGACACGTGACTCCCTGAGGCCGAGGCTGATGGGACTGTTTGGGCTCTGCAGGACCGTGGGCAGCTCGGGCGTCATGTGATGGTGGAGATTAGGGCTGCAGAGCAGTGTGAGATCTCAGGCCTTTGACCCACAACCACAAAGGCGCTTACTCCTTTCAAAGGTTTTTCATTAATGTTCCCGTCCGACGCAGCAATAGGTTTtctgcacacagaaaggtccttgTAGGTTTCCTCTGCTCCTGACAGACTGGGAGAACTGGTTCACACCAATAAAACATCAGTTATTGCAGgtttttataaaaaattatCTACGACACTTCTGACATCAGAACATGTTCATGAGATGTTAAAAACTGAGACACCTCAGGATGAGAACCTCATGTCTTAGACTGGTCAGTCAACCTGTCTGCGTATTTCAACAGAAAGTGCTTTGACGTTCTCTCCTGATGCATTTCTTCTCCTCCTGCCCGTCAGATGGCATCCAGCGACTCTCGGCTCCAGCAGCAGCCGTCCCAGAAGGACGCGGCCGACCAGAACTTCGACTACATGTTTAAGCTGCTGATCATCGGCAACAGCAGCGTGGGAAAGACCTCCTTCCTGTTCCGCTACGCCGACGACTCCTTCACCTCCGCCTTCGTCAGCACCGTGGGCATCGACTTCAAGGTCAAGACTGTTTTCCGCAACGA
This genomic window from Mastacembelus armatus chromosome 8, fMasArm1.2, whole genome shotgun sequence contains:
- the elof1 gene encoding transcription elongation factor 1 homolog — translated: MGRRKSKRKPPPKKKMTGNLDTQFTCPFCNHEKSCDVKMERTRNTGIISCSVCLEEFQTPITYLSEPVDVYSDWIDACEAANQ
- the tmem205 gene encoding transmembrane protein 205 is translated as MVTEGDPTDVVKVLHLLVLSFSWGMQLWVSFIAGFTLVRQVTRHTFGLVQSKLFPMYFYCLLGSSFVSLAVYAVYHPRELLDWHESLQMVLYFVALIMAGLNAQWFGPAVTEVMFQMREVEEEHGLGNQIGLGSQKEAYAKLKEQDPKYRAYKSTFGRYHGLSSLCNLMGFICTTVNLVYTALNLSTI